A single window of Streptomyces globosus DNA harbors:
- a CDS encoding beta-ketoacyl synthase N-terminal-like domain-containing protein yields MSKYAIVGLSCLFPGAGTPAEFWQNLSSGTDSRREGGEEVFGPALDPRDTDPQHEIYCRRGGFITDFAFDPTGYRLDAGQLAGLDRIFHWSLHVAREALRDSGHADRPEVLARTGLILGNYSFPTLASAEVSVPLVQEAVLQGLRDAGHPALGALADKALQIDAASLNPQDLRVSGSPVGVAAAALGLGGPRYALDAACSSALYALKLACDHLAAGQADLVLAGGVCAPDPTLIHLSFSDLQAYPRDGFSQPFDDRSGGILTGQGAGMVAVKRLADALRDGDTIHAVVDGIGLTNDGAGRHLLVPQSGGQLQSYELAYAQAGVDPATIDYLECHATGTPIGDATEAGSVAEFFGAAGRTPLIGSVKGNIGHLLTVAGLSSMLKVVLAMGNGHIPPTIGVEQPVSSRDGRVGSANLVRAGRDWPSGPGPRRGAVSAFGFGGTNAHVVLSQHTGGEAPAEEPVAALPALDVVGLGAHFGALDGVGAFERAVYGGEDALVPLPERRWRGLDGTRGGSLETAAGVSPDALPHGAFVDGVGIDPIDQKIPPTDLRTYNLQHALATKVADEALLDAGYSRAVPAGRTAPEPRRVAVVVAMEMEPATHLRLTRYRLGQFLRAEFERAGVPVDEEVLSALTAVGRDAVVDPIVANEVLSYIGNVMASRISSLWNLTGPSFTVSADGSGTAEALEVARLLLLDPSIEAVLVGAVDLAGSAENLLLTPEAVAEAGLTFGEGGRGRRIGEGAGAVVVTRPGGAAPGARVYARLESLAIRYADPVDGELPEADADAFAAAASAALEEAGVTAADIGCVEAHAGGTAAQDRAEIAALAAVYPAGTASAALGSAKAQVGDAGCAAGMAGLIRSVLGLHHGYVPGTRGWQRPAGDLAEDFAASGLYVPTASQPWLRTRKDSRRYAAVSFLGGSGAHGHMVLSSDTTRGAVSAADWRRAEGPVLLPLAADSADDLLTLAALHRDLLAEGRDPYELARAAAGTLAGKPVRAVLVGRDREELLAQLELAVRDLPGVHAGGGEWATPAGSFSTAAPIGPDGRVALVYPGAFNSYPGLGQDFFRAFPGLLDRFEGQADEPARLMRAAALYPRTQAAPSRRELMELEASLGEDIPFMLATGTSFAMLYTDLVRGVLGITAHGGFGYSLGESSMLFATECWLPEGRRDDLISNTPLFHDRLCGPRRTVRELWGLPEDTPDADVWASHVLLTDADTVRAALARGYDRVYLTHVNTPKELVVAGDPAQCRALIAELGCPAARSPVNAVMHCPAVDAELDGLAGLNDYPTGSTGGLELFSAYDYEAIRDLDRTEVSRRIAHTLRSTIDFPRLVRGAYDRGFRYFLEVGPSSTCSRWVKDTLGGAAHVAVPVDRRGVPAARSVAQLAARLVGHGLAVDLEPLLAPAAEPAPVLAARNSRFRVGGGVPVPSRVAAGVTAAGAAGPLAGSAPATPGTAAPGPAGATTAPAARGSAPTGSTGGGRSVPAAADGPTGPAAASPASSASAPSAAGTGAAGTGAAGTGAAPAGSGPAPAAGPRSTGTAAPAAGRPARPGAPAPAAASAAATPAPVPSVPPEDPRLMPADPTLADPEVIAFDGEPISFLPWAPPVPAAVQPAAAEPAAPAAPAAPGAPAGQGSLLPAPEPARAGARRAPSRSAQAAPASAASGDAAAAAADLVRDIRRQMVSTHGVVMETQRILQESALSRAESLLEGGPATAGGVPPVSAAPAVPAAPARAALPAAPPAPAAPPAPAAPPQPSAPRVVEASAVLPPAAPATKPDGVIWDEADLMEFAVGSVAKVFGPEFGVIDGYAQRVRLPAEPYHFVSRVTALSGTTHEFKPAKITTEYDVPEDAWYAVDGGVPPAVTVEAGQCDLLLVSYLGIDFRNKGERVYRLLDSTLVFRGNLPRVGQTLKYDISIDRFVHNGDTTLFFFSYKCYADGELILELHNACAGFFSAAELETPIGVVMTDKEKAERAALPKGYFKPLAYTDKNHLTAEDLELLAQGRPGDVFGPDHAQDPGINPALRLPVEKLRMVDEVTIDRKGGPRGLGTLSAVKNLQPDAWYFECHFPDDPVLAGSLVAEGAVQLLQIYLLHQGMHLTLPDAAFQCVTDTPIEVQVRGQITQKHTQIRYEVEVMELTLLPRATVIADVLIYIGDLPVIRMKNLGLQVREKPGTPYRPEAGGIPQFLGRRNRSGEAAMINEMHLAHAAKGDLDIAMGPEFEVYRTSRAPYIPNGAFQFVDRVMSLKGTRGDLGPGSEMVTEYDSPADAWYYEENAYPHMPNAVYMESSLQAAIFLGYYLGATLKNTDEQYAIRNLDGRATLVKDIDLRGKTIRHHSRLLMTSAVTGAVLQNFSYELSADGEVFYTGESLFGYFSDAALANQVGLDNGTYVAPWIETNEVDPAKVRRIELPEGAPAFTDPSGGHLHLPGGRFALVDRVDLVEGGGRHGRGYLHGHRAIRPDEWYFDCHFHRDPVMPGSLGVEAILQAMRLYVIEENLAEGFERPRFAMATGVEMSWKYRGQILRHDKELSFDVHVKEVRREEGRLLVIADAELSKPGLRIYELTDVAIEVRSTEA; encoded by the coding sequence ATGAGCAAGTACGCGATCGTCGGCCTCTCCTGCCTGTTCCCCGGAGCGGGGACGCCTGCCGAGTTCTGGCAGAACCTCAGCTCCGGCACGGACAGCCGCAGGGAGGGCGGGGAGGAGGTCTTCGGCCCCGCCCTCGACCCCCGGGACACCGACCCCCAGCACGAGATCTACTGCCGCCGGGGCGGCTTCATCACCGACTTCGCCTTCGACCCGACCGGCTACCGCCTCGACGCCGGGCAGCTCGCCGGCCTCGACCGGATCTTCCACTGGTCGCTGCACGTGGCGCGGGAGGCGCTGCGGGACAGCGGGCACGCCGACCGGCCGGAGGTCCTCGCCCGCACCGGTCTGATCCTGGGCAACTACTCCTTCCCGACCCTCGCCTCTGCCGAGGTCAGCGTGCCGCTGGTGCAGGAGGCCGTCCTCCAGGGCCTGCGCGACGCCGGGCACCCGGCGCTCGGCGCACTCGCCGACAAGGCCCTGCAGATCGACGCGGCATCCCTGAACCCGCAGGACCTGCGGGTCAGCGGCTCCCCCGTCGGGGTGGCCGCGGCCGCGCTGGGCCTGGGCGGTCCCCGCTACGCCCTCGACGCGGCCTGCTCCTCCGCCCTGTACGCGCTCAAGCTGGCCTGCGACCACCTGGCGGCCGGGCAGGCCGACCTGGTGCTGGCGGGCGGCGTGTGCGCCCCCGACCCCACCCTCATCCACCTGTCGTTCTCCGACCTGCAGGCCTACCCGCGGGACGGGTTCAGCCAGCCGTTCGACGACCGCTCGGGCGGCATCCTGACCGGTCAGGGCGCGGGCATGGTCGCCGTGAAGCGGCTCGCGGACGCGCTCCGCGACGGCGACACCATCCACGCGGTCGTCGACGGGATCGGCCTGACCAACGACGGCGCGGGCCGCCACCTCCTCGTCCCCCAGTCCGGCGGCCAGCTCCAGTCGTACGAACTGGCGTACGCGCAGGCGGGCGTGGACCCGGCGACGATCGACTACCTGGAGTGCCACGCGACGGGGACGCCGATCGGCGACGCCACCGAGGCCGGCTCGGTCGCCGAGTTCTTCGGCGCGGCCGGCCGGACCCCGCTGATCGGCTCGGTCAAGGGCAACATCGGGCACCTGCTGACCGTCGCCGGCCTCAGCAGCATGCTGAAGGTCGTCCTGGCGATGGGCAACGGGCACATCCCGCCGACGATCGGCGTCGAGCAGCCGGTGTCCTCCAGGGACGGCCGGGTCGGCTCCGCGAACCTGGTGCGCGCCGGCCGCGACTGGCCGTCCGGTCCGGGGCCGCGCCGCGGCGCGGTGTCCGCTTTCGGCTTCGGCGGCACGAACGCGCACGTGGTGCTGTCGCAGCACACCGGCGGCGAGGCCCCGGCGGAGGAGCCGGTGGCGGCGCTGCCCGCCCTCGACGTGGTGGGCCTGGGCGCGCACTTCGGGGCGCTGGACGGCGTCGGCGCGTTCGAGCGGGCCGTGTACGGCGGCGAGGACGCCCTGGTCCCGCTGCCCGAGCGGCGCTGGCGCGGCCTGGACGGCACCCGGGGCGGCTCCCTGGAGACCGCGGCCGGGGTGTCGCCGGACGCCCTGCCGCACGGTGCGTTCGTCGACGGCGTCGGCATCGACCCGATCGACCAGAAGATCCCGCCGACGGACCTGCGCACGTACAACCTCCAGCACGCGCTGGCGACGAAGGTCGCCGACGAGGCGCTGCTGGACGCCGGCTACAGCCGGGCGGTGCCGGCCGGGCGGACCGCGCCCGAGCCGCGCCGGGTCGCGGTGGTCGTCGCGATGGAGATGGAGCCGGCCACCCACCTGCGGCTGACCCGCTACCGGCTCGGGCAGTTCCTGCGCGCCGAGTTCGAGCGGGCCGGGGTGCCCGTCGACGAGGAGGTGCTGTCCGCGCTGACGGCGGTCGGCCGGGACGCGGTCGTCGACCCGATCGTCGCGAACGAGGTCCTCAGCTACATCGGCAACGTGATGGCGAGCCGCATCTCCTCGCTGTGGAACCTGACGGGCCCGTCGTTCACGGTCTCCGCGGACGGCTCGGGCACCGCCGAGGCGCTGGAGGTGGCGCGGCTGCTGCTGCTCGACCCCAGCATCGAGGCCGTCCTGGTCGGTGCGGTCGACCTGGCGGGCTCGGCGGAGAACCTGCTGCTGACGCCGGAGGCGGTGGCCGAGGCCGGCCTGACCTTCGGCGAGGGCGGGCGGGGCCGCCGCATCGGCGAGGGCGCCGGCGCCGTCGTCGTCACCCGTCCCGGCGGGGCCGCTCCGGGCGCGCGGGTGTACGCGCGGCTGGAGTCCCTCGCCATCCGGTACGCGGACCCCGTCGACGGGGAGCTGCCGGAGGCGGACGCGGACGCGTTCGCGGCGGCGGCCTCCGCCGCGCTGGAGGAGGCGGGCGTCACGGCCGCCGACATCGGCTGCGTCGAGGCGCACGCGGGCGGCACCGCCGCCCAGGACCGGGCGGAGATCGCGGCACTGGCCGCGGTGTACCCGGCGGGCACGGCGAGCGCCGCGCTGGGCAGCGCCAAGGCGCAGGTCGGCGACGCCGGCTGCGCGGCGGGCATGGCGGGGCTGATCCGCTCCGTGCTGGGCCTGCACCACGGCTACGTGCCCGGCACGCGCGGCTGGCAGCGCCCGGCCGGCGACCTCGCGGAGGACTTCGCGGCGTCCGGGCTGTATGTGCCGACCGCTTCCCAACCGTGGCTGCGTACCCGCAAGGACAGCCGCCGGTACGCGGCGGTCAGCTTCCTCGGCGGCAGCGGCGCCCACGGCCACATGGTGCTGTCCTCCGACACCACGCGCGGCGCGGTGAGCGCCGCGGACTGGCGGCGCGCGGAAGGGCCGGTGCTGCTGCCGCTGGCCGCGGACTCGGCGGACGACCTGCTGACGCTGGCCGCCCTGCACCGGGACCTGCTGGCCGAGGGCCGCGACCCGTACGAGCTCGCCCGCGCGGCTGCCGGAACGCTCGCCGGCAAGCCGGTGCGCGCGGTGCTCGTCGGGCGGGACCGGGAGGAGCTGCTGGCCCAACTGGAGCTGGCCGTACGGGACCTGCCGGGCGTGCACGCCGGTGGCGGGGAGTGGGCGACGCCGGCGGGGAGCTTCTCGACGGCCGCCCCGATCGGCCCCGACGGCAGGGTCGCACTGGTCTACCCGGGGGCGTTCAACTCCTACCCCGGGCTGGGCCAGGACTTCTTCCGGGCGTTCCCGGGGCTGCTGGACCGGTTCGAGGGGCAGGCGGACGAGCCGGCCCGGCTGATGCGGGCCGCGGCCCTGTACCCGCGGACGCAGGCGGCCCCGAGCCGGCGGGAGCTGATGGAGCTGGAGGCCTCGCTGGGCGAGGACATCCCGTTCATGCTGGCGACCGGCACCAGCTTCGCGATGCTGTACACGGACCTGGTCCGCGGCGTCCTCGGGATCACCGCGCACGGCGGCTTCGGTTACAGCCTCGGCGAGTCGAGCATGCTGTTCGCGACGGAGTGCTGGCTGCCGGAGGGCCGCCGCGACGACCTGATCAGCAACACGCCGCTCTTCCACGACCGGCTGTGCGGGCCGCGGCGCACCGTGCGCGAGCTGTGGGGCCTGCCCGAGGACACCCCGGACGCGGACGTGTGGGCGAGCCATGTGCTGCTCACCGACGCGGACACCGTCCGGGCGGCGCTGGCCCGCGGCTACGACCGCGTGTACCTGACGCACGTCAACACCCCGAAGGAGCTGGTGGTCGCGGGTGATCCGGCGCAGTGCCGGGCGCTGATCGCGGAACTGGGCTGCCCGGCGGCCCGGTCGCCCGTCAACGCGGTGATGCACTGCCCGGCGGTCGACGCCGAACTGGACGGGCTGGCCGGCCTGAACGACTACCCGACCGGCTCGACGGGCGGCCTGGAGCTGTTCAGCGCGTACGACTACGAGGCGATCCGGGACCTGGACCGCACGGAGGTCAGCCGCCGGATCGCGCACACGCTGCGCTCGACGATCGACTTCCCGCGGCTGGTGCGCGGGGCCTACGACCGGGGGTTCCGCTACTTCCTGGAAGTCGGGCCGAGCTCGACCTGCTCGCGGTGGGTCAAGGACACCCTGGGCGGGGCGGCGCACGTCGCCGTGCCGGTGGACCGGCGCGGCGTGCCGGCCGCCCGGTCGGTGGCGCAGCTGGCCGCCCGGCTGGTGGGGCACGGCCTCGCCGTCGACCTGGAGCCGCTGCTGGCTCCCGCCGCCGAGCCGGCGCCGGTGCTGGCGGCCCGCAACTCCCGCTTCCGGGTGGGCGGCGGCGTCCCGGTGCCGTCGCGGGTCGCCGCGGGCGTCACCGCGGCCGGCGCGGCCGGGCCGCTCGCCGGGTCCGCACCGGCCACGCCGGGGACCGCGGCCCCCGGGCCCGCCGGGGCCACCACGGCTCCTGCGGCGCGCGGGTCTGCGCCGACCGGCTCGACCGGCGGCGGGCGTTCCGTCCCGGCTGCCGCCGACGGTCCCACCGGTCCGGCGGCCGCGAGCCCCGCATCGTCCGCCTCGGCCCCGTCCGCCGCCGGCACCGGTGCCGCAGGCACCGGTGCCGCAGGCACCGGTGCCGCGCCCGCCGGGTCGGGGCCCGCCCCGGCCGCCGGGCCGCGTTCCACCGGTACGGCCGCCCCGGCCGCCGGCAGACCTGCCCGTCCGGGCGCCCCTGCTCCGGCCGCGGCGTCGGCCGCGGCAACACCCGCACCCGTCCCGTCCGTACCGCCGGAGGACCCACGCCTCATGCCTGCCGACCCGACCCTGGCCGATCCGGAGGTCATCGCCTTCGACGGCGAGCCGATCTCCTTCCTCCCGTGGGCGCCCCCGGTGCCCGCGGCCGTGCAGCCCGCCGCCGCCGAGCCGGCCGCCCCCGCCGCACCCGCGGCCCCGGGCGCCCCGGCCGGGCAGGGCTCCCTCCTGCCGGCGCCGGAGCCCGCCCGGGCGGGCGCCCGCCGCGCGCCGTCCCGGTCCGCCCAGGCGGCCCCGGCCTCCGCCGCCTCCGGCGACGCGGCCGCGGCCGCCGCCGACCTGGTCCGCGACATCCGCCGCCAGATGGTCTCCACCCACGGGGTGGTGATGGAGACCCAGCGCATCCTGCAGGAGTCCGCGCTCAGCCGCGCGGAATCCCTGCTGGAGGGCGGTCCGGCCACCGCCGGGGGCGTCCCCCCGGTGAGCGCCGCGCCCGCCGTACCCGCCGCGCCCGCCCGGGCGGCGCTGCCCGCGGCGCCTCCCGCGCCCGCCGCGCCTCCCGCGCCGGCCGCCCCGCCGCAGCCGTCCGCGCCGCGCGTCGTCGAGGCGAGCGCCGTCCTGCCGCCGGCCGCCCCCGCCACCAAGCCCGACGGGGTGATCTGGGACGAAGCGGACCTGATGGAGTTCGCCGTCGGCAGCGTCGCCAAGGTGTTCGGCCCGGAGTTCGGCGTCATCGACGGCTACGCCCAGCGCGTCCGGCTGCCCGCCGAGCCGTACCACTTCGTCAGCCGGGTCACCGCCCTGTCCGGCACCACGCACGAGTTCAAGCCCGCGAAGATCACCACGGAGTACGACGTCCCCGAGGACGCCTGGTACGCCGTCGACGGGGGCGTGCCGCCGGCCGTCACCGTCGAGGCCGGCCAGTGCGACCTGCTGCTGGTCAGCTACCTCGGCATCGACTTCCGCAACAAGGGCGAGCGGGTCTACCGGCTCCTCGACAGCACGCTGGTCTTCCGCGGGAACCTGCCGCGCGTCGGCCAGACCCTCAAGTACGACATCTCCATCGACCGGTTCGTGCACAACGGCGACACCACGCTCTTCTTCTTCAGCTACAAGTGCTACGCCGACGGCGAGCTCATCCTGGAGCTGCACAACGCCTGCGCCGGCTTCTTCAGCGCCGCCGAGCTGGAGACCCCGATCGGCGTGGTCATGACCGACAAGGAGAAGGCCGAGCGGGCCGCCCTGCCCAAGGGGTACTTCAAGCCGCTCGCCTACACCGACAAGAACCACCTCACCGCCGAGGACCTGGAACTGCTCGCCCAGGGCCGCCCCGGCGACGTGTTCGGCCCCGACCACGCCCAGGACCCGGGCATCAACCCGGCCCTGCGGCTGCCCGTCGAGAAGCTCCGCATGGTCGACGAGGTCACGATCGACCGCAAGGGCGGCCCCCGCGGCCTCGGCACGCTCAGCGCGGTGAAGAACCTGCAGCCCGACGCCTGGTACTTCGAGTGCCACTTCCCGGACGACCCGGTGCTCGCCGGCTCCCTCGTCGCCGAGGGCGCCGTCCAGCTCCTGCAGATCTACCTCCTGCACCAGGGCATGCACCTGACCCTCCCGGACGCCGCCTTCCAGTGCGTCACGGACACCCCGATCGAGGTCCAGGTCCGCGGCCAGATCACGCAGAAGCACACGCAGATCCGCTACGAGGTCGAGGTCATGGAGCTGACGCTCCTGCCGCGCGCCACGGTCATCGCGGACGTGCTGATCTACATAGGGGACCTGCCGGTCATCCGGATGAAGAACCTCGGCCTCCAGGTCCGCGAGAAGCCGGGCACCCCCTACCGCCCGGAGGCCGGCGGCATCCCGCAGTTCCTGGGCCGCCGCAACCGCAGCGGCGAGGCCGCCATGATCAACGAGATGCACCTGGCGCACGCCGCGAAGGGCGACCTGGACATCGCGATGGGCCCGGAGTTCGAGGTCTACCGCACGAGCCGGGCCCCGTACATCCCGAACGGCGCGTTCCAGTTCGTCGACCGCGTCATGTCCCTCAAGGGCACCCGCGGCGACCTGGGCCCCGGCTCGGAGATGGTGACCGAGTACGACTCCCCCGCCGACGCCTGGTACTACGAGGAGAACGCGTACCCGCACATGCCGAACGCCGTCTACATGGAGAGCTCGCTCCAGGCGGCGATCTTCCTCGGCTACTACCTCGGCGCCACCCTGAAGAACACCGACGAGCAGTACGCCATCCGCAACCTGGACGGCCGCGCCACCCTGGTCAAGGACATCGACCTGCGGGGCAAGACCATCCGCCACCACTCCAGGCTCCTGATGACCAGCGCCGTCACGGGCGCCGTCCTGCAGAACTTCTCCTACGAGCTGTCGGCCGACGGCGAGGTCTTCTACACGGGCGAGTCGCTGTTCGGCTACTTCAGCGACGCCGCCCTGGCCAACCAGGTGGGCCTGGACAACGGCACGTACGTGGCCCCCTGGATCGAGACGAACGAGGTCGACCCGGCGAAGGTCCGCCGCATCGAGCTCCCCGAGGGCGCGCCCGCCTTCACCGACCCGTCCGGCGGCCACCTGCACCTGCCCGGCGGCCGGTTCGCGCTCGTCGACCGGGTGGACCTGGTCGAGGGCGGCGGCCGGCACGGCCGCGGCTACCTGCACGGCCACCGGGCGATCCGCCCCGACGAGTGGTACTTCGACTGCCACTTCCACCGCGACCCCGTGATGCCCGGCTCGCTCGGCGTCGAGGCGATCCTCCAGGCGATGCGCCTGTACGTGATCGAGGAGAACCTCGCCGAGGGCTTCGAGCGACCGCGCTTCGCGATGGCGACCGGGGTGGAGATGTCCTGGAAGTACCGCGGCCAGATCCTGCGCCACGACAAGGAGCTCTCCTTCGACGTGCACGTCAAGGAGGTGCGCCGCGAGGAGGGGCGCCTGCTGGTCATCGCCGACGCCGAGCTGTCGAAGCCGGGACTGCGCATCTACGAACTCACCGACGTGGCCATCGAGGTCCGTTCCACCGAGGCCTGA